From Juglans regia cultivar Chandler chromosome 6, Walnut 2.0, whole genome shotgun sequence, the proteins below share one genomic window:
- the LOC118348628 gene encoding uncharacterized protein LOC118348628 codes for MNFSGQSLSWCNGHVGLSRSWARLDCMLLNVTALNLFPDAHMKYLHRSSSDHAPLQVFLEAKREPYGFRPFKFQQMWVSHDQFLSCVSQAFHGDEGRGSKLETLVMKLKCVKPALCIWNKQVFGRTDRHIVDLEDRIRGLEESLQNAYSEDAETKLVVSQVELSIWIDREEQRLSQQAKQSWIQKGKESAKFFYAVIRRNQKEVKIMQLEDGSCLTSPEQIHEGEVHDAMMSISIDSSPGPNGFGWGFYRSCWHIVGSDLVDAVVEFFRAKLISPEQGAFTPSRSIFENISLMQEMIHSINMPNFGGNVVMKINMAKAYDSIDWGFLLHTPQMVLQKIQRMLCNLFWGTTDGKPKRKWCFWDAICKPISEGGLGVRNLRQEKTEEVLEQLGSVKVGKDRILWLSNSDGMFTTQSAWNCVRIKGHTFP; via the exons ATGAATTTTTCTGGACAATCTCTCTCGTGGTGTAATGGTCATGTAGGTTTATCTAGGAGCTGGGCCCGTTTAGATTGCATGCTCTTGAATGTTACAGCTTTGAACCTCTTCCCTGATGCGCATATGAAATATCTTCACAGGTCTTCTTCAGATCATGCACCTTTGCAGGTTTTTTTGGAAGCAAAAAGGGAGCCATATGGGTTCCGCCCATTTAAATTTCAGCAGATGTGGGTTTCTCATGATCAATTCTTGAGTTGTGTTTCTCAAGCTTTCCATGGTGACGAGGGAAGGGGCTCGAAGTTGGAAACTCTTGTGATGAAGCTGAAATGTGTGAAGCCTGCTTTGTGTATATGGAATAAGCAGGTGTTTGGAAGAACAGATAGGCATATTGTGGATCTTGAGGACCGGATAAGGGGTTTAGAGGAGAGTTTGCAAAATGCTTATTCTGAGGATGCGGAAACCAAACTTGTTGTTTCTCAGGTTGAGCTTTCCATTTGGATTGATAGAGAAGAGCAAAGATTATCCCAACAGGCAAAGCAATCTTGGATtcaaaaagggaaagaaagtgCTAAATTTTTCTATGCGGTCATTCGTCGTAATCAGAAAGAGGTCAAGATAATGCAACTGGAAGATGGATCTTGTCTTACTTCTCCGGAACAGATTCATGAGGGG GAAGTTCATGACGCCATGATGTCTATCTCGATTGATAGTAGCCCTGGTCCTAATGGGTTTGGTTGGGGTTTTTACAGATCTTGCTGGCATATTGTGGGCTCTGATTTAGTTGATGCAGTGGTTGAGTTTTTTCGAG CCAAACTGATATCTCCCGAACAAGGTGCTTTCACTCCAAGccggagtatttttgagaacattagtTTGATGCAAGAAATGATCCACTCTATTAATATGCCAAATTTTGGTGGGAATGTTGTTATGAAGATTAATATGGCGAAGGCGTATGATAGTATTGACTGGGGTTTTCTTCTGCAT ACACCACAAAtggttcttcaaaaaattcaaaggatgctgtgtaatttattttgggGAACTACTGATGGGAAGCCTAAGAGAAAATGGTGCTTCTGGGATGCTATCTGTAAACCAATTTCAGAAGGTGGATTAGGCGTCCGTAATTTACGTCAG GAAAAAACAGAGGAGGTGCTTGAGCAGTTGGGAAGTGTCAAAGTTGGGAAAGATCGAATACTTTGGTTGTCGAATTCTGATGGAATGTTCACGACACAGAGTGCTTGGAACTGCGTAAGAATTAAGGGGCATACATTTCCATAG